The Brachyhypopomus gauderio isolate BG-103 chromosome 7, BGAUD_0.2, whole genome shotgun sequence genome has a window encoding:
- the LOC143518645 gene encoding myosin heavy chain, fast skeletal muscle-like: MSTDAEMAAYGKAAIYLRKPEKERIEAQNKPFDAKTACYVPDDKELYLKATVKSREGGKATVELLDTKESRTVKEEDVSPMNPPKFDKIEDMAMMTHLNEASVLYNLKERYAAWMIYTYSGLFCATVNPYKWLPVYDAEVVAAYRGKKRMEAPPHIFSVSDNAYQFMLTDRENQSVLITGESGAGKTVNTKRVIQYFATVAMVGDKKKDATPGKMQGSLEDQIIAANPLLEAYGNAKTVRNDNSSRFGKFIRIHFGTSGKLSSADIETYLLEKSRVTFQLPDERGYHIFYQMMTNEKPELIEMTLITTNPYDFPMCSQGQITVASINDKEELIATDTAIDILGFTHEEKMSIYKLTGATLHHGNMKFKQKQREEQAEPDGTEEADKVAYLLGLNSADMLKALCYPRVKVGNEFVTKGQTVPQVYNSVSALAKSIYERMFLWMVVRINQMLDTKQARQFFIGVLDIAGFEIFDFNSMEQLCINFTNEKLQQFFNHHMFVLEQEEYKKEGIVWEFIDFGMDLAACIELIEKPMGIFSILEEECMFPKATDTSFKNKLYDQHLGKCNAFQKPRPAKGKAEAHFSLVHYAGTVDYNIAGWLDKNKDPLNESVVQLYQKSSVKLLGTIYPPAAAEEAGKKGGKKKGGSMQTVSSQFRENLGKLMTNLRSTHPHFVRCLIPNESKTPGLMENFLVIHQLRCNGVLEGIRICRKGFPSRILYGDFKQRYKVLNASVIPEGQFIDNKKACEKLLGSIDIDHDQYRFGHTKVFFKAGLLGTLEEMRDEKLASLVTMTQALCRGFLMRREFVKMMERREAIHTIQYNIRSFVNVKHWPWMKVYYKIKPLLKSAEAEKELATMKEDFVKCKEALVKAEAKKKELEEKMVAMLQEKNDLQLQVASEAENLSDAEERCEGLIKSKIQLEAKLKETNERLEDEEEINAELTAKKRKLEDECSELKKDIDDLELTLAKVEKEKHAIENKVKNLTEEMAAQDESIGKLTKEKKALQESHQQTLDDLQAEEDKVNTLTKAKTKLEQQVDDLEGSLEQEKKIRMDLERAKRKLEGDLKMAQESIMDLENDKQQSDEKLKKKDFEVSQLLSKIEDEQSLGAQLQKKIKELQARIEELEEEIEAERAARAKVEKQRADLSRELEEISERLEEAGGATAAQIEMNKKREAEFQKLRRDLEESTLQHEATAAALRKKQADSVAELGEQIDNLQRVKQKLEKEKSEYKMEIDDLSSNMEAIAKAKANLEKMCRTLEDQLSEVKTKNDENVRQINDFSAQKARLQTENGEFSRQLEEKESLVSQLTRGKQAFTQQIEELKRQNEEEVKAKNALAHAVQSARHDCDLLREQFEEEQEAKAELQRGMSKANSEVAQWRTKYETDAIQRTEELEEAKKKLAQRLQEAEEQIEAVNSKCASLEKTKQRLQGEVEDLMIDVERANGLAANLDKKQRNFDKVLAEWKQKYEEGQAELEGAQKEARSLSTELFKMKNSYEEALDQLETLKRENKNLQQEISDLTEQLGETGKSIHELEKAKKTVESEKAEIQTALEEAEGTLEHEESKILRVQLELNQVKSEIDRKLAEKDEEIEQIKRNSQRVIESMQSTLDSEVRSRNDALRIKKKMEGDLNEMEIQLSHANRQAAEALKQLRNVQGQLKDAQMHLDDSLRGQEDMKEQVAMVERRNTLMLAEIEELRVGLEQTERGRKVAEQELVDASERVALLHSQNTSLLNTKKKLEVDFAQIQGEVDDTVQEARNAEEKAKKAITDAAMMAEELKKEQDTSAHLERMKKNLEVTVKDLQHRLDEAENLAMKGGKKQLQKLESRVRELETELESEQRRSADSVKGVRKYERRVKELTYQTEEDKKNITRLQDLVDKLQLKVKAYKRQAEETDEQANAHLSKLRKVQHELEEAEERADIAESQVNKLRAKSRDSGKGKEAAE, from the exons ATGAGTACGGACGCAGAGATGGCCGCGTACGGCAAGGCCGCCATTTACCTCAGAAAACCTGAGAAGGAGAGGATAGAGGCTCAGAACAAGCCCTTCGATGCCAAGACGGCTTGCTACGTACCTGACGACAAGGAGCTGTACCTTAAAGCTACTGTCAAGAGCAGGGAGGGCGGCAAAGCCACAGTCGAACTGCTTGATACCAAGGAG TCAAGGACGGTTAAGGAGGAAGATGTCAGCCCCATGAACCCTCCCAAGTTCGATAAGATTGAGGACATGGCCATGATGACCCATCTCAATGAAGCCTCTGTGTTGTATAACCTCAAAGAGCGTTATGCAGCATGGATGATCTAC ACCTACTCTGGGCTGTTCTGCGCTACCGTGAACCCCTACAAGTGGCTCCCGGTGTACGACGCAGAAGTCGTTGCTGCCTACAGAGGCAAGAAGCGTATGGAGGCCCCACCCCACATCTTCTCTGTGTCTGACAACGCCTACCAGTTCATGCTTACTG ATAGGGAGAATCAGTCTGTCCTGATTAC CGGAGAATCTGGTGCTGGAAAGACTGTAAACACCAAGCGTGTCATCCAGTACTTTGCCACCGTCGCTATGGTGGGTGACAAGAAGAAAGATGCAACTCCTGGCAAAATGCAG GGATCTCTTGAGGACCAGATCATTGCTGCCAATCCACTGCTTGAGGCTTATGGTAATGCCAAGACCGTGAGAAATGACAACTCCTCTCGTTTT GGTAAATTCATCAGAATTCACTTTGGCACAAGTGGCAAACTGTCTAGTGCTGACATTGAAACCT ATCTCCTGGAAAAATCCAGAGTAACCTTCCAGCTTCCTGATGAGAGAGGCTACCACATCTTCTACCAGATGATGACCAATGAAAAACCTGAGCTGATTG AAATGACCCTCATCACCACCAACCCCTACGACTTCCCCATGTGCAGTCAAGGTCAGATCACCGTGGCCAGCATTAATGACAAGGAGGAGCTGATCGCCACAGAT ACCGCCATTGACATCCTGGGCTTCACTCATGAGGAGAAGATGAGCATCTACAAGCTGACTGGTGCTACTCTTCACCACGGCAACATGAAGTTCAAGCAAAAGCAGCGTGAGGAGCAGGCCGAGCCCGACGGCACCGAGG agGCTGACAAAGTTGCCTACCTTCTGGGCTTGAACTCTGCGGACATGCTGAAGGCTTTGTGCTATCCCAGAGTAAAGGTCGGAAATGAATTTGTGACCAAGGGACAGACTGTGCCACAG GTCTACAACTCCGTGAGTGCACTGGCCAAGTCCATCTATGAAAGGATGTTCTTGTGGATGGTCGTCCGTATCAACCAGATGCTGGACACAAAACAAGCCAGACAGTTCTTCATCGGTGTGCTGGACATTGCTGGATTTGAAATCTTTGAT TTCAACAGCATGGAGCAGCTGTGCATCAACTTCACCAATGAGAAACTGCAACAGTTCTTCAACCACCACATGTTTGTGCTGGAACAAGAGGAGTACAAGAAGGAGGGCATTGTTTGGGAGTTCATTGACTTTGGCATGGACTTGGCTGCTTGCATTGAGCTTATTGAGAAG CCTATGGGCATCTTCTCCATCCTTGAAGAGGAGTGCATGTTCCCCAAGGCCACAGACACCAGCTTCAAAAACAAGCTGTATGACCAACATCTTGGCAAGTGCAACGCTTTCCAGAAACCCAGACCCGCCAAAGGCAAGGCAGAGGCCCACTTCTCCCTGGTGCACTACGCCGGCACCGTGGACTACAACATCGCTGGCTGGCTGGACAAGAATAAGGATCCACTGAACGAGTCTGTTGTGCAGCTTTACCAGAAGTCCTCAGTCAAACTGCTGGGCACCATCTACCCACCTGCTGCAGCTGAGG AGGCCGGCAAGAAGGGAGGCAAGAAGAAGGGTGGTTCCATGCAGACTGTGTCCTCACAGTTCAGG GAGAATCTGGGCAAGCTGATGACCAACCTGAGGAGCACTCACCCTCACTTTGTGCGTTGCTTGATTCCCAACGAGTCCAAGACTCCAG GTCTTATGGAGAACTTCCTGGTTATCCATCAGCTGAGGTGTAATGGTGTCCTGGAGGGTATCAGAATCTGCAGAAAGGGATTCCCCAGCAGAATTCTCTACGGTGACTTCAAGCAAAG ATACAAGGTGCTGAATGCCAGCGTTATCCCTGAGGGCCAGTTCATAGACAACAAGAAGGCTTGTGAGAAGCTTCTGGGTTCCATTGATATCGACCATGACCAGTACAGATTTGGACACACCAAG GTGTTTTTCAAAGCCGGTCTGCTGGGTACCCTTGAAGAGATGAGAGATGAGAAACTGGCTTCTTTGGTCACGATGACTCAGGCTCTTTGCCGTGGTTTCCTCATGAGAAGAGAGTTTGTGAAGATGATGGAGAGAAG GGAAGCCATTCACACCATCCAGTATAACATTCGTTCATTCGTGAATGTGAAACATTGGCCATGGATGAAAGTGTACTACAAGATCAAGCCCCTTCTTAAGAGTGCTGAAGCAGAGAAGGAGCTGGCCACCATGAAGGAGGACTTTGTTAAATGCAAGGAAGCTCTGGTAAAGGCTGAAGCCAAAAAGAAGGAACTTGAGGAGAAGATGGTGGCAATGCTGCAAGAAAAGAACGACCTGCAACTTCAAGTGGCATCC GAAGCTGAGAATCTCTCAGATGCTGAGGAGAGATGTGAGGGTCTAATTAAGAGCAAGATCCAGCTCGAGGCCAAACTCAAAGAGACAAATGAGAGgctggaggatgaagaggagatcAACGCCGAGCTGACGGCCAAGAAgaggaaactggaggatgaatgtTCTGAGCTGAAGAAGGACATTGACGATCTGGAACTCACCCTGGCTAAAGTGGAGAAGGAGAAACATGCTATTGAGAACAAG GTCAAGAATCTCACTGAGGAGATGGCAGCTCAGGATGAGAGCATTGGCAAACTGACAAAGGAGAAGAAAGCCCTGCAAGAGTCACATCAACAGACCCTTGACGACCTCCAGGCAGAGGAAGACAAAGTCAACACTCTGACCAAAGCCAAGACCAAGCTTGAGCAGCAAGTGGACGAT CTGGAAGGTTCTCTAGAGCAAGAGAAGAAGATCCGCATGGATCTAGAGAGAGCCAAGAGAAAGCTGGAGGGTGACCTGAAAATGGCTCAAGAGTCCATTATGGATCTGGAGAATGACAAGCAGCAGTCTGATGAGAAGCTGAAGAA GAAAGACTTTGAAGTCAGCCAGCTTCTCAGCAAGATTGAGGATGAGCAATCTCTTGGAGCTCAGCTTCAGAAGAAGATCAAGGAGCTTCAG GCCCGTATTGAGGAGCTGGAAGAGGAGATTGAGGCTGAGCGTGCAGCTCGTGCCAAGGTGGAGAAGCAGAGAGCTGACCTCTCCAGGGAACTGGAGGAGATCAGCGAGAGGCTCGAGGAGGCTGGTGGTGCCACTGCTGCTCAGATCGAGATGAACAAGAAGCGCGAGGCCGAGTTCCAGAAGCTGCGTCGTGATCTGGAGGAGTCCACCCTGCAGCACGAAGCCACGGCTGCTGCCCTCCGCAAGAAGCAGGCCGACAGCGTTGCTGAGCTTGGAGAGCAGATCGACAACCTCCAGCGCGTCAAGCAGAAGttggagaaggagaagagtgAATACAAGATGGAGATCGACGATCTTTCCAGCAACATGGAAGCCATCGCTAAAGCTAAG GCCAATCTTGAGAAAATGTGCCGTACCCTTGAGGACCAACTGAGTGAAGTCAAGACCAAGAATGATGAGAATGTCCGTCAAATTAATGACTTTAGTGCACAAAAAGCCAGACTGCAAACCGAAAATG GTGAGTTTTCAAGGCAgttggaagagaaagagagtctGGTTTCTCAGCTGACCAGAGGCAAACAAGCTTTCACTCAGCAAATTGAGGAGCTTAAGAGGCAGAATGAGGAGGAAGTCAAG GCCAAGAACGCCCTGGCACACGCTGTCCAGTCAGCCCGTCACGACTGTGACCTGCTCAGAGAGCAGtttgaggaggagcaggaggccaAGGCTGAGCTCCAGCGTGGAATGTCCAAGGCCAACAGTGAGGTGGCTCAGTGGAGAACCAAATACGAGACCGATGCCATCCAGCGTACCGAGGAGCTTGAGGAAGCCAA GAAGAAGCTGGCGCAGCGTCTGCAAGAGGCTGAGGAACAGATCGAGGCTGTGAACTCCAAGTGCGCTTCACTGGAGAAGACCAAGCAGAGACTCCAGGGTGAAGTGGAGGACCTTATGATTGATGTGGAGAGAGCCAATGGATTGGCAGCCAACCTTGACAAGAAGCAGAGAAACTTTGACAAG GTGTTGGCAGAGTGGAAGCAGAAATATGAGGAGGGTCAGGCAGAACTGGAAGGAGCTCAGAAGGAGGCCCGCAGTCTCAGCACAGAGCTGTTCAAGATGAAGAACTCCTACGAGGAGGCTCTCGACCAGCTGGAAACTCtgaagagagagaacaaaaacCTGCAGC AGGAGATCTCAGACTTGACTGAACAGCTTGGTGAGACTGGCAAGAGCATTCATGAGCTGGAGAAGGCAAAGAAGACAGTAGAGAGTGAGAAGGCTGAGATCCAGACTGCTCTGGAAGAGGCTGAG GGCACATTGGAGCATGAAGAGTCCAAGATTCTGCGTGTCCAGCTTGAGCTCAACCAGGTGAAGAGTGAGATCGACAGGAAGCTGGCTGAGAAGGATGAGGAGATCGAGCAGATCAAGAGGAACAGCCAGAGGGTGATCGAGTCCATGCAGAGCACCCTGGACTCTGAGGTCAGGAGCAGGAACGATGCTCTCCGCATCAAGAAGAAGATGGAGGGAGACTTGAATGAGATGGAGATCCAGCTGAGCCACGCCAACCGCCAAGCTGCTGAAGCCCTGAAACAGCTCAGGAATGTCCAAGGACAGCTCAAG GATGCCCAAATGCACCTTGATGATTCTTTGAGAGGACAGGAAGACATGAAGGAACAGGTGGCCATGGTGGAGCGCAGGAACACTCTGATGCTGGCTGAGATCGAGGAGCTCAGAGTCGGTCTGGAGCAGACGGAGAGAGGCCGCAAGGTTGCAGAGCAAGAGCTGGTGGACGCCAGCGAGCGTGTGGCACTGCTGCACTCTCAG AACACAAGTCTGCTGAACACCAAGAAGAAGCTTGAAGTTGACTTTGCTCAGATCCAGGGTGAGGTTGATGACACAGTGCAGGAAGCAAGAAACGCAGAGGAGAAGGCCAAGAAAGCCATTACTGAC GCCGCCATGATGGCGGAGGAGCTGAAGAAAGAGCAGGACACCAGTGCTCACCTGGAGAGGATGAAGAAGAACCTTGAGGTCACAGTCAAAGATCTGCAGCACCGTCTGGATGAGGCAGAAAATCTGGCCATGAAGGGAGGAAAGAAACAGCTCCAGAAACTGGAGTCCAGG GTGCGCGAGCTGGAGACCGAGCTTGAGAGTGAGCAGAGACGTTCCGCTGACTCTGTTAAGGGTGTCCGCAAATacgagaggagagtgaaggagcTCACCTATCAG ACCGAGGAGGACAAGAAGAACATCACCAGACTCCAGGATCTGGTGGACAAACTGCAGCTGAAGGTCAAGGCCTACAAGAGGCAGGCTGAGGAGACG GACGAGCAAGCCAACGCTCACCTGTCCAAGCTCCGTAAGGTCCAGCACGAgctggaggaggcggaggagaGGGCCGACATCGCCGAGTCTCAGGTCAACAAGCTCCGCGCCAAAAGCCGTGATTCCGGAAAG GGCAAAGAAGCAGCAGAGTGA